GCCCGGATTCGCCATCATTCGACAAAGATAAGATGGCAACTTTCGAACGTTACTTCATAGAAGATAAATCCCTGTCGAAAGAGAAAAAAGGATATTATTACGAATTGCGTAATGAAGAATCTGTATGCGACATGATACTTCAGGAATTCGGCCTTGACAAGCCTCATTCGCATATTATCAACGGACATATACCCGTAAAAACACTTAAAGGAGAAAAGCCCGTCAAGGCAGGCGGCAAATTGCTTGTAATAGACGGGGGATTTTCCAAAGCCTACCAGTCCGAAACAGGTATCGCCGGATATACCCTCATCTATCACTCCCGCGGATTACAGCTGGCACAACACGAACCGTTCCAATCGGCACAAAAAGCAATAGAAGAAGGTATAGACATCATATCTACCAGTTTCATTCTGGAGTTCAATTCCCAGCGCATGATGGTAAAAGATACCGACATCGGGAAAGAACTCATCACTCAGATCCAGGATCTGAAAAAATTGCTTTTTGCCTACCGTAACGGATATATAAAAGAAAAATCCTGAGGAAAGGTGTGTAAACAAAAATACAGACTGTAAGGAAAAACAGATAAACCTTAAGTAATAAAATACAAGGTTTATCTGTTTTCCGGTTTTTCGGAACCGGCGGAATAACATAACCAACTGTTTTTTACAGGATTTTTTCCAATCTTTATTTGTTATACATAACGATGTATGTCTCCTATCAGAAAAGCAGCTCCGAAACAGGTTACCAGTACAGCAAAAATTTTATATCTCCCAATATGAAGACCGGCAGGCACATAGGATAACCTTCCTTGCAAGAGCATTAATAACATAAGAATAATTTTTTTGACAAAAGATAGTCTCCGGCATTTCATCACACAAGTATTATCCTTTATCTTTGTTCTCCGAAACTAACGAACATTATATGAGCCAACAATTTTCATCGGCACTACTCGAAAACGCTGTTAATGAATTCTCGAAACTTCCGGGCATAGGACGGAAAACGGCCCTCCGGCTGGTATTGCATCTGTTGCGCCAGGATGAATCAACAGCCGAAAACTTCGGAAATTCTATCATCCGTCTCCGAAAAGAAATCAAATATTGCCGCGTATGCCATAATATATCCGATGACGATATATGCACCCTTTGCTCCGATACAGGACGAGATTCTTCAATTGTCTGCGTCGTGGAAAATGTCAAGGAAGTAATGGTAGTAGAAAATACGCGCCAATTCCACGGGCTTTACCATGTATTAGGAGGTATTATTTCTCCAATGGACGGCATAGGCCCCGGCGATTTGGAAATAGAAAGCCTTGTACAACGTGTATCTGAAGGAGAAATAAAAGAAGTCATCCTGGCCCTGAGTGCAACAATGGAAGGCGACACGACCAATTTTTATATTTTCAGGAAACTCGCGCCCTACGATATAAAAATTACGATTATAGCCCGGGGAGTTTCCATAGGTGACGAACTGGAGTATGCCGACGAAATCACTCTGGGAAGATCGATTATGAACCGAATGCCATTTAACGAA
This portion of the Barnesiella propionica genome encodes:
- the recR gene encoding recombination mediator RecR, coding for MSQQFSSALLENAVNEFSKLPGIGRKTALRLVLHLLRQDESTAENFGNSIIRLRKEIKYCRVCHNISDDDICTLCSDTGRDSSIVCVVENVKEVMVVENTRQFHGLYHVLGGIISPMDGIGPGDLEIESLVQRVSEGEIKEVILALSATMEGDTTNFYIFRKLAPYDIKITIIARGVSIGDELEYADEITLGRSIMNRMPFNETFKP